One segment of Geomonas ferrireducens DNA contains the following:
- a CDS encoding class II aldolase/adducin family protein, with translation MRDQIDKYTEKLLADRSACPDGIAFAAQDDVLITAGAQGLAELAGNTLSRLNSLALVAARPSLPFADFLIARADEQEECIVPQDTETRTFLHDIPFLRQKDLSGDPSPVLAKLLGNRKGVIVEGVGIVAVGAITVEQAFINYSSVFHSTFVKYLQDVLADGFKLPGEREAFEEFRSHWLRPLSATGLDFVPSLPGDKEAILAEIERVGRYTVERGLVDSFFGNISAVAGELIYISQTAASLDELKGCIDPVPADNSSTTGITASSELLAHRKIYEQTGSRVILHGHPKFAVVMSMLCDRKKECSIKDCWKDCPHVRDLGGTPVVAGEIGAGGLAKRVPPVIGASGSAIVYGHGVFTLGREGFGEAFASMVDVENFCREEYFRRVEEEML, from the coding sequence ATGCGAGACCAGATCGATAAATACACGGAAAAACTCCTAGCCGACCGTTCCGCCTGCCCCGACGGCATCGCCTTCGCCGCGCAGGACGACGTCCTCATCACGGCAGGCGCGCAGGGGCTCGCCGAACTTGCGGGCAACACGCTCTCGCGCCTGAACTCCCTGGCGCTCGTCGCCGCGCGTCCCTCGCTCCCCTTTGCCGACTTCCTCATCGCACGCGCTGATGAACAGGAGGAGTGCATCGTGCCGCAGGACACCGAGACGCGGACCTTCCTGCACGACATCCCCTTCCTGCGTCAAAAGGACCTTTCCGGCGACCCCTCCCCCGTCCTTGCCAAGCTGCTCGGCAACCGGAAAGGGGTGATCGTGGAAGGGGTGGGGATCGTGGCCGTCGGCGCCATCACCGTGGAGCAGGCCTTCATCAACTACTCCTCGGTGTTCCATTCCACCTTCGTCAAATACCTGCAGGACGTGCTGGCCGACGGCTTTAAGCTGCCGGGCGAGCGGGAGGCGTTCGAGGAATTCCGCAGCCATTGGTTGAGGCCGCTCTCGGCGACAGGACTTGATTTCGTCCCGTCATTGCCTGGGGATAAAGAAGCGATTCTTGCCGAGATCGAGCGGGTGGGGCGCTACACCGTGGAACGCGGCCTCGTCGACTCCTTCTTCGGCAACATCTCGGCCGTCGCGGGAGAGCTCATCTACATATCGCAGACCGCCGCGAGCCTCGACGAGCTGAAAGGGTGCATCGATCCGGTTCCCGCCGACAACTCCTCGACCACTGGGATCACCGCTTCCAGCGAACTTCTGGCGCACCGTAAGATCTACGAACAGACCGGTTCGCGGGTGATCCTGCACGGCCACCCGAAATTCGCCGTGGTGATGAGCATGCTGTGCGACCGGAAGAAGGAGTGCAGCATCAAGGACTGCTGGAAGGACTGCCCGCACGTGCGCGACCTGGGCGGAACGCCGGTCGTCGCCGGTGAGATCGGCGCCGGGGGGCTGGCAAAGCGCGTTCCTCCGGTGATCGGAGCGAGCGGGTCCGCCATCGTCTACGGGCACGGCGTCTTCACGCTCGGGCGCGAAGGGTTTGGCGAGGCCTTCGCCTCCATGGTCGACGTGGAGAACTTCTGCCGGGAGGAATACTTCCGGCGGGTGGAAGAAGAAATGCTTTAA
- the mazG gene encoding nucleoside triphosphate pyrophosphohydrolase, with amino-acid sequence MSTETTQDRFDRLMTIMRRLRAPGGCPWDAEQTHDSLKRYLLEESYEVIEAIDAKDDALLKEELGDLILQPVFHAAVAEERGAFTMDEVLDAINEKLVRRHPHVFGDQVIESSAAQVENWEKIKKGEKGDERKSALSGIPPHLPALMKAQKITEKAARVGFDWEHTDQVFAKVMEELHEFQEAMAAGDQQEMESELGDLLFAIVNLGRFLAIDPEEALRKTIQRFTRRFSHIEDTLHGRGERLQDTSLEEMDRLWEEAKKMEKR; translated from the coding sequence AGACCGCTTCGACCGACTCATGACCATCATGCGCAGGCTGCGCGCACCGGGAGGATGCCCCTGGGACGCCGAACAGACCCACGATTCCCTGAAGCGCTACCTCCTGGAGGAGTCCTACGAGGTGATCGAGGCGATCGACGCCAAGGACGACGCGCTTTTGAAGGAGGAACTGGGGGACCTGATCCTGCAGCCGGTCTTCCACGCTGCGGTCGCCGAGGAGCGCGGCGCCTTCACCATGGACGAGGTGCTCGACGCCATCAACGAGAAGCTGGTGCGCCGCCACCCCCACGTCTTCGGTGACCAGGTGATCGAAAGCAGCGCGGCGCAGGTGGAGAACTGGGAGAAGATCAAGAAGGGGGAAAAGGGGGACGAGCGGAAATCGGCCCTTTCCGGCATCCCGCCGCACCTCCCTGCGCTCATGAAGGCGCAGAAGATCACGGAAAAGGCGGCGCGGGTCGGTTTCGACTGGGAGCACACGGACCAGGTCTTCGCCAAGGTAATGGAGGAACTGCACGAATTCCAGGAGGCGATGGCCGCCGGGGATCAGCAGGAGATGGAATCGGAGCTGGGCGACCTCCTCTTCGCCATCGTGAACCTGGGGAGGTTCCTCGCCATCGACCCGGAGGAAGCCCTCAGAAAGACCATCCAGCGTTTCACCCGGCGTTTCAGCCACATCGAGGACACCCTGCACGGCAGGGGGGAACGGCTGCAGGACACGAGCCTCGAGGAGATGGACCGGCTCTGGGAAGAGGCCAAGAAAATGGAGAAACGTTGA
- a CDS encoding methylated-DNA--[protein]-cysteine S-methyltransferase encodes MKQEAAATAWSIYESTASFGLVAASREGLLAHHLPYGLKTRADALEAASMSHPLAKEGSDLTRAAAVLLERYFRGEQIDFDLPLDLTCFTPFQQEVYRVVAAIPYGTVQSYGEVAGACGTPRGARAIGGAMARNRLPIIIPCHRVVGASGVMTGFTAPGGIDSKRELLMMEGVNVAAGGGVIR; translated from the coding sequence ATGAAACAGGAAGCAGCAGCCACCGCCTGGAGCATTTACGAGAGCACCGCAAGTTTCGGCCTTGTCGCGGCAAGCAGGGAGGGGCTTTTGGCCCATCATCTTCCCTACGGCCTGAAGACTCGCGCCGATGCGCTTGAAGCCGCCTCCATGTCACATCCGCTGGCGAAAGAGGGGAGCGATCTGACCCGCGCAGCGGCCGTACTCCTTGAGCGCTACTTCCGCGGCGAGCAGATTGATTTCGACCTCCCACTGGACCTGACCTGCTTCACCCCTTTTCAGCAGGAGGTCTACCGGGTGGTCGCAGCGATACCGTACGGAACGGTGCAAAGCTACGGAGAGGTGGCCGGCGCCTGCGGAACACCGAGGGGGGCGCGGGCCATCGGCGGCGCCATGGCGAGGAACCGGCTGCCGATCATCATCCCCTGCCATCGAGTGGTCGGGGCGAGCGGAGTCATGACCGGATTCACCGCCCCGGGAGGGATCGACTCCAAGCGTGAGCTTCTCATGATGGAAGGGGTAAATGTCGCGGCGGGAGGGGGCGTGATTCGGTAG
- the murJ gene encoding murein biosynthesis integral membrane protein MurJ — MSEKKNIARAAGVLGAATMLSRIMGMVRDMVVSRLFGAGLYTDAFFAAFQIPNMLRRFFAEGALTSAFVPTFSEWHTTKGEEETRALANVCFTALTIVMAAVTVLGIIFSPQLVHLMFPGFSGNPEKLSVTILLNRLMFPYIFFVSLVALCMGILNTLRHFFTPAISTVFLNISMILSALLLHDRFRVPIVALAVGVLIGGVLQLTLQLPVLYRMGFPIRPNFNLNHPALKRITLLMGPSVFGVGVYYLNITVGSILASLLPEGSVSYLYYAQRLFEFPQGIFTVSVAQAVLPSMSRQAAVGDMDALKESLNYGVRLTLFITIPAMVGLMFCATPIFSLLFMGGAFDYAKAQKCGVALLYYSIGLTFVALVRVLVPAFYALKDTKTPVTSAFIAFLLNFLFSLLLMGPMLHGGLALASSLSALGNMLLLLWFLRKKIGRFGGRAITVSALKGIAASVPMAVAVYWIMGLIDWSTTGRRLLKGGVLGGGVLAGIVIFLAASHLLRCDEARDVVALVRKKLLRR; from the coding sequence TTGTCTGAAAAGAAGAACATAGCCCGCGCCGCCGGCGTTTTGGGCGCCGCCACCATGCTGTCTCGCATCATGGGGATGGTTCGCGACATGGTGGTCTCCCGCCTGTTCGGCGCAGGCCTCTACACGGACGCCTTCTTCGCCGCGTTCCAGATCCCCAACATGCTGCGCCGCTTCTTCGCCGAAGGTGCGCTCACCTCGGCCTTCGTCCCCACCTTCTCCGAGTGGCATACCACGAAAGGTGAGGAAGAGACCCGGGCGCTCGCGAATGTCTGCTTCACCGCGCTCACCATCGTGATGGCGGCCGTCACCGTCCTCGGCATCATCTTCTCGCCGCAGCTCGTGCACCTGATGTTCCCCGGTTTCTCCGGCAACCCCGAGAAACTCTCGGTCACCATCCTGCTGAACCGCCTCATGTTCCCGTACATCTTCTTCGTGAGTCTGGTTGCGCTCTGCATGGGGATCCTGAACACGCTGCGTCACTTCTTCACCCCGGCCATTTCCACGGTGTTCCTGAACATCTCGATGATCCTCTCGGCCCTGCTGCTGCACGACCGCTTCCGGGTCCCCATCGTGGCGCTTGCCGTCGGCGTCCTCATCGGCGGAGTTTTGCAACTTACGCTGCAACTGCCCGTGCTCTACCGGATGGGGTTCCCGATCCGCCCGAACTTCAACCTGAACCACCCCGCGTTGAAACGAATCACGCTCCTCATGGGACCGTCGGTGTTCGGCGTCGGCGTCTACTACCTCAACATCACCGTCGGCTCCATCCTCGCGTCGCTGCTCCCGGAAGGTAGCGTCTCCTACCTTTATTACGCCCAGCGGCTCTTCGAGTTCCCCCAGGGGATCTTCACGGTGTCTGTGGCCCAGGCGGTGCTTCCCTCGATGAGCCGGCAGGCGGCGGTGGGGGATATGGACGCCCTCAAGGAGTCGCTCAATTACGGGGTGAGGCTTACCCTCTTCATCACCATCCCGGCCATGGTCGGGCTCATGTTCTGTGCCACCCCCATCTTCTCGCTCCTCTTCATGGGCGGGGCCTTCGACTACGCCAAGGCGCAGAAGTGCGGCGTCGCCCTGCTGTACTACTCGATCGGCCTTACCTTCGTCGCGCTCGTGCGCGTGCTGGTCCCGGCCTTCTACGCTCTGAAGGATACGAAAACACCGGTTACCTCCGCCTTTATCGCCTTCCTGCTCAACTTCCTCTTCAGCCTCCTGCTGATGGGGCCTATGCTGCACGGGGGACTTGCGCTCGCCTCTTCTCTCTCGGCACTAGGCAACATGCTGCTGCTCCTGTGGTTCTTGAGGAAAAAGATCGGGCGCTTCGGGGGGAGGGCGATCACCGTGTCCGCCCTGAAAGGGATCGCCGCTTCGGTGCCGATGGCCGTTGCGGTGTACTGGATCATGGGGCTAATCGACTGGTCCACGACCGGCAGGCGCCTCTTAAAGGGGGGCGTGCTCGGGGGAGGGGTGCTGGCGGGAATCGTGATCTTTCTTGCCGCTTCGCACCTCTTGCGTTGCGACGAGGCGCGGGACGTGGTCGCCCTGGTGAGGAAAAAGCTGCTTAGAAGATAG